From Canis lupus familiaris isolate Mischka breed German Shepherd chromosome 16, alternate assembly UU_Cfam_GSD_1.0, whole genome shotgun sequence, one genomic window encodes:
- the XRCC2 gene encoding DNA repair protein XRCC2, producing MCSDFHRAESGTELLARLEGRSSLKEIEPYLFTDEVSSVHGDILEFHGPEGTGKTEMLYHLTARCILPKSEGGLEVEVLFIDTDYHFDMLRLVTILEHRLSQSSEEMVKHCLGRLFLVNCNSSTQLLLTLYSLETVVCSHPSLCLLILDSLSAFYWIDRVNGGESVNLQEATLKKCAQFLEKLVNEYRLVLFATTQSIMQKTSNWTEGPSSAFNHPKEADADYRPYLCKEWQQVVKHRIFFSKQEDFKTNQFSLVSRHLKSNSLKKHTFVIGENGIEFC from the exons ATGTGTAGTGACTTCCACAGGGCCGAGTCTGGGACGGAG cTCCTTGCCCGACTTGAAGGTAGAAGTTCCTTGAAAGAAATAGAACCATATCTGTTCACTGATGAAGTTTCATCTGTACATg GTGATATTCTTGAATTTCATGGTCCAGAGGGaacaggaaaaacagaaatgctTTATCATTTAACAGCACGATGTATACTTCCAAAATCGGAAGGTGGACTGGAAGTAGAAGTCTTATTTATTGATACAGATTATCACTTTGATATGCTTCGGCTTGTTACAATTCTCGAGCATAGACTATCCCAAAGTTCAGAAGAAATGGTAAAACACTGCCTCGGAAGGTTGTTCTTGGTGAACTGCAATAGCAGCACCCAGCTGCTCCTCACACTGTACTCACTAGAAACTGTGGTTTGTAGCCACCCGTCCCTCTGCCTTTTGATCTTGGACAGCCTGTCAGCTTTTTACTGGATAGACCGTGTCAATGGAGGAGAAAGTGTTAATTTACAGGAGGCTACTCTGAAGAAATGTGCTCAGTTCTTAGAGAAACTTGTAAATGAGTATCGCTTAGTACTTTTTGCAACAACACAAAGTATAATGCAGAAAACCTCAAACTGGACAGAAGGACCTTCTTCTGCCTTTAACCATCCGAAGGAGGCAGATGCAGACTATAGACCCTATCTCTGTAAGGAGTGGCAACAAGTAGTAaagcacagaatatttttctccAAACAAGAGGATTTTAAAACCAACcaattttctttagtttcacgtcatttaaaaagcaacagtTTAAAAAAGCATACTTTTGTTATTGGAGAAAATGGCATTGAGTTTTGTTGA